From the Vidua chalybeata isolate OUT-0048 chromosome 28, bVidCha1 merged haplotype, whole genome shotgun sequence genome, one window contains:
- the PLPBP gene encoding pyridoxal phosphate homeostasis protein codes for MWRAGMAAGDGLGPALRAVTEQVQQAAARRPQGLPAVQPRLVAVSKTKPAEMVMEAYRHGQRSFGENYVQELLEKASDSRILSSCPDIKWHFIGHLQKNNVNKLIAVPNLFMLETVDSVKLADRVNSSWQKKGSSQKLKVMVQVNTSGEDSKHGLAPGDTTAAVEHVINKCPSLEFVGLMTIGSIGHDLSKGPNPDFQVLLSLRQEVCEKLNLPLDKVELSMGMSTDFQHAIEVGSTNVRIGSTIFGERDYSNKAVGGKAPAGAEGQTEAVTVQGH; via the exons atGTGGAGAGCGGGCATGGCCGCCGGGGACGGGCTGGGCCCGGCGCTCCGCGCCGTCACCGAGCAGGTGCAGCaagcggcggcgcggcggccgcAG GGGCTCCCGGCCGTGCAGCCGCGGCTCGTGGCCGTCAGCAAGACCAAGCCGGCCGAGATGGTGATGGAGGCCTACAGGCACGGGCAGCGCAGCTTCGGGGAGAACTAC gttcaggagctgctggaaaaggcaTCAGACTCCAGG ATTCTGTCGTCCTGTCCAGACATCAAGTGGCATTTTATTGGCCACCTGCAGAAGAACAATGTCAACAAGCTGATCG CTGTCCCAAACCTGTTCATGTTGGAAACGGTGGATTCTGTGAAACTGGCAGACAGAGTCAACAGCTCGTGGCAGAAAAAAGGCTCGTCCCAGAAGCTGAAGGTCATGGTGCAAGTTAACACCAGTGGGGAGGACA GCAAGCACGGCCTTGCCCCCGGGGACACCACGGCTGCTGTGGAGCACGTCATCAACAAGTGCCCCAGCCTGGAGTTCGTGGGGCTGATGACCATTGGCAGCATCGGGCACGACCTCAGTAAGGGGCCAAACCCTGACTTCCAG gtgctgctgtccctgcgGCAAGAGGTGTGTGAGAAGCTGAACCTGCCCCTGGACAAGGTGGAGCTGAGCATGGGCATGTCCACAGACTTCCAGCACGCA ATAGAGGTCGGATCCACAAACGTCAGGATCGGGAGCACTATTTTTGGAGAGCGGGATTATTCCAACAAAGCCGTCGGGGGCAAGGCCCCCGCTGGGGCTGAAGGCCAGACAGAGGCCGTGACAGTGCAGGGGCACTAA